DNA sequence from the Bombus huntii isolate Logan2020A unplaced genomic scaffold, iyBomHunt1.1 ctg00000107.1, whole genome shotgun sequence genome:
ggtagttgaggttgttgtttattatgctgtttaagaggtttttgcctcttgctgtaaccagtctgctgccccattggatgtgcttggcgttatagtctcctccaactatgaatctattgcccagggtgtccaggaagttatcaaagtcttctttggcgatggagtgtctgggagggcagtatactgctgaggtggtgattgagccatgacagtcttctattgctacgtttgttgcttggaggtagtctttctggaatgatggaagttcgtagtgcttaatacttgctttgattattattccggtgccaccgtgggcctttccgctggggtgttgggtatggtagaatttgtaaccatttattttcaggtagctcttgtcggtgaagtgggtttccgatacgagcattacgtcgatttgctggtgttttaagaagagttctagttcaagtttgtgttgcgctagaccgttggcgttccagagtgctatgcgccttggttttattttgagtcggggcgtgctaatttttccacgatgagtgttagtagcgatagcaagtgatttatttgctccgattgtttctctattagcttttcaagccttgaggagttgtctgtgttaggtgggttggggacactgttttggggaaggttcctttggctgttcgggttattttggatgccttgtactgcttgggcataggaggttgaggtggagatgaatttggagatggtaggactgggtgtttggttggttgagggggttggggtagtcgtgaatttcggcgggctgggtgtttggttggatacctcttttgctctgagcttagggtacctgttcgtgtatagtgttttatatgctgggcagcctttgtagttggcagggtggtccccttggcagtggatgcatttcgctggggtttccggtgatttggcgcactggtcagtggagtgagtgcctgcgcatttaacgcagcggaaagtatggttgcagtatttctgcgtatgaccgtacctttggcaccttttgcacctgcactatttcttttttcacgagcggtggttcgatctttactatcgcgttcattaggcgactgatgttgtagatttccttattgttcggcttttgtttaatgtctaggaagaataaggataacgggtctttcgagactctatgccttatattacttacgttgatgacttcgtggccgagttttgagagttcgtattttagttcgtctatgtctgctgagtggtgtatgtttcgtaggaccacccggaaaggcctttcctgtttgagctggtaggtgtggaagttggcgttcagggtcctgagtgtcttggtgagttttctgtaagcttctgggttcgtcggtagtatttttactttgttgttgcttatcttaaggttatattcctccttgctgatatctctctctagggacttgatcattgtctgtatgtcaatgacgtcgtccacaaatattggtgggggaggggggattctctgtgagtgttggtttggtggcggttctacgatttccatggcgtcgtttgaggattccaatacggcgaacctgttgtgtgtgtttatttgcgttgctgtttctattttccttttctttgtagtgttagcgtcgttagtgcggagagttctgctacacttctgccacgggggggggggggggtagcacggggtagctgcgagtctgctccggagagcctggtcgcggttgctgggccatcatcgagctagttaattcggaatgaacaactagtcgtgaggctgtgaggctagtattcgggttggggttaggtgcgtgggattttcttctccctaaagggtaagggacacttagctgTGTTCTCTTTCGACTCAGATTTCTCAGATTTcttgaacgataaatgtttattcactctaatgtcaatgagtacacttgatACAGGATTCGCGATTGTATTCGGTTCGCGAATGCGCGGTTATAAGATAGAGCTTGGATAGCTACGATTcgagatacgctgcgagtgcggacaatgattgcacgagatgtcgagagcttagataattattcggctcgaaccgtgtaagtataacgatcgtgatataCTGCGGTAACTCGCGGTAATAGACTGACATTTTTGTCGCGATGCTGCTGCGGAGGAAGACTcgttgggatgtgtctaaggatgcgaAGGCATCCTTCgggattcgttgagaaaagctttgagagggtgttgctagcgggcagcgtcgtacgtgagagatagcagatttctcgtgtgtccccgtggtaggtggtcgacttcgagactgataaacaaagactgtttgtctctttggaggaccttagctaaaataaatcctaagatttatagcggtcccttggctagctggaaatattcggtacgaatgtatcgacatctggcaatcatcttgtccgcaggtatagggtctttgtgtcgtgcgtcacgcgacgtaaactgttgggaagtttactgtcaagtgccgccacatGTTCAAGGAAAATGTATCTGCAGCCGGTTATAGCGGTATTTACGTTACGGATGATCTATGGGAAGATTCACACGAACAAACCTTTATGGACTaaccaaatttattttgttattaaaaacgatCTACAGAACCGATCGACGACTGgtgttcaatttaaaaattgcttcTCTATAAAAGCAAGAAATCTAATTTACATCGTGTTCTTCATCTGTCGCCTCCATATACATCCTGGTGGCaataaaattctgaatttACGAGAAATCCGTATTTCGACTTAAGCTTATCGATGTTACCGACTGGACAAAGCCTTCGAGAGTTTAAATTAACCGATCGACCCTTCGATGAAAGGGCGAGCAAGTGCCAGGAAACTATCGCGGGAACGCTCGTAAAAGCGCGCAATGGTTCGGCGTGGTAACCTAGGAAGAGGAACAGGTGCGACTGAATCGTAACGGTTGTCGTGGCCCCTTTCAAACGATCCGTGGCCACTCTTCAGTTTCGGCGTCATTAAcccttcccttctttcttcctggttcacttagaaacgaagaaaattccgGAGGTAGTTTGCTCTTAGCAGctgtcatttttttttttctttgtttagtCGACACGAAGCATTTTGGAGAATTTCTGTGATTGCTTCGCGAAGGTACAGAGGATAAGAAAAAGCGCTCTTTGTTCGTTGACGACTTTCTGTCAATTAGAAATAAGAGTAAACGGCAtaacagttttcttctttgccactgtatacgtaatttttgttagacTTTAACAACTCGTATTTTTCGTGAGCAAATACTGTCGAGTGGTTATACACTGTATATGTGAagcttcgttttcttcgcgcGAAATATCCATGTTGTTCTTTCTATACTTGTGTTCATATATCATGACGTTCAGCCTACACGTGCCCGAGAATGTAATGTAACAGATAATTGGGTTCGAGctgtaaatctttcatttgcaGCATGACGCGAATCTAACAACACTTCTTTCCTTGTTCAGatcatgaatatttttgtcgcgTGCAGGTAGAATCATATGTCTAGAGTATCCACGGGTTTCGTGTTTACTTATTTCTTTAACTAACTTCGGTTTTAACCAACTTCCTATTAACCagcaaattaatcaaatactttcagAATCAATGACAAGAATATACCGAAAAGTgtcgaaagaattttaaagaattttacaatcattTTCCTAAAAGTTATCTTGAGACGTATTGTATCGTTAGTCTCATAGAGTTAATCACTTTTCTCTAGAATAATGCTCGAACACAGCTGTagctttctataaatttcctCGATATTCGATTGAATTTCCCGAGATCGTTTCCAATGACGAGATCGCAGCAGTTGTTACGAAAAATATCGGAAGAGCGAAGAACGCGTATGTGTGTCTGATCCATCATTCACGATAGTCTCTACGGTCCATGCGTATGATCCACCATCTGCGTAACCGTTTTACAATCCTCACCGTGGAAATGCCGATCCGCGATGCTATTCTCGCGCGCACTCGACCGCTTAAGAGCATCGTCCAGAGACGTTTCCATCATACACAAAtaactttgtttttcttcttgcagTCGGAAGCGTGGAGAATTCGATGTTTCTGGCTGATCTGTTGTTTTATCATTTGCGCGGCATTTTTTCGCGGTTAGAAGAAAGATGAGATTAATATCTTTGTGGTATTTTGATACTTATCGATCTGCCGATAATGTCGGTGCTGGTAGGGGAAAGCGTAGTTGAGAAGAAGCGCgctttttcgataaattatgaattatggcTAACGGTAATTCACGCAATTTACATAATCTAGATGGAACAGACGCTTTTCAAGATCGCTTGTCGActcatttatgtttataattttcaggagaagaaaatctaaaccttgaatatattcaattcGAATATGTACTGTAGCCTAAATTCGGGTCTTTTTTCGGCTTTCAACGATATCGattttgtctcgattgacCTCCTGCCGGTTTACGTGCTTTTattcttcctccttcttcttcttccggtGTCCAATGATTCCTTTGAAAATCGACGCGGTTCGTACCGAAGCGTACGCTTCCGATGCGGAAAGTACGCGATCGAAGCGCGTGGCTTCTGACCGGAAGCGTAGCCTTGCAAACGCGATTAGATTGCATTAGCTACGAGACTGAAATTAAATCTCGAGTcggaattgtatttaattttcttcgggAAGTTCGATGCCGGAATCGAAAATTAGACGATTGAATAGGGATTCCTAGTTGATTTTAGACGTCCCTCTTCCTGTAACTCCCACCGAACTTGCATTGGGCGTTGTTCGCAGGCTTGTCGTGCGGCAAACCGTTTCGCAAGAGCTTATTTGCATTTCCTCTAACTGCGGTTCGCATAAGACGCGTCAAAGGAATATTGACTACTATCTATTAGGTCAGATTTTTTCACTATTTTCTGCTTCTCGTAGGATTGTAATGTTACAGTACCGGTAACACGAAGCTTGATCTAcggcaaataataaaatatctttgagattaaaaaatataaagatttgaaaattaggACATTTGAAAGTTTGTGCTTACTCGACTGAATTGCTATTAAGtgacgtttaaaaattttaatcacaaGGTTGAAAGTAATATAGTTGGTAATTCTAAGGAACACCTATCCTCAGATAGATTGGTATACACACGCGAGTCGACCGTATTCTCCGGAAATGAAAACAACTACATCCCTGGAACCTGGAACACGTGATTTTCCGCATATCCATTAAAGCAACATCGGTCAGTGACTCGTCTACGGTGCAGTCGCTAGACTCAATTAATGACCACGTTCTGGtcgtaaatatagaaaaggcagcgagatattttagtttGTTGGCTAACTGGGCTGAGGTTGGGTCAATGTTTCTGTGGATTTCATTTACCTCTTCCGGCCTCCTTATATTTTCTGAATTCTTACAATTTCCGAGATACCAGTTCATAGCAAATTGATTCTTATTATGGCGTAGGATATAGTAAATCTTATTGTCtaaaaatacaggaaaagatttcataattattattttttttaacattttattcaagCGTTTCTTAAGACATTTGTTCAAAGAGATGTCaggttataaaaaattgaatcaacCTCCCCAAAGCTCCTTAACCTCttgttatttttgataaatcaatAGCATTACGCAATATATACCGTGTGATTTCCCTAGACGATCTAGTAGCACTCTTTTTTACAACCTTCTTTCAAaacgagaaacaagaagaGGATTGACCAAATATCATTGTCATCGAAGCGCAGAGACGCTCCGGTGATTCTTATCTCCATTCATCTCTCCGAGTGAAACTATTTGACGTCGCCTTGAATAGGCTCAGACAGTTTTGTCGGGGGTCCGTGTCGTCGCCTGTAGTCAGCTCGCACGATCGTGAATGGAAAGActcgtataaaatcaaaggGCCGACAGACTCTTCCTGCTTAGACGAGATCAACGAGATCTCGTTCAATAGAGAAGTTACCTTCTCGACCGCCGGCGCCGTATTACCCTTCAAAGTCACCGGAAAGTCATATAAGCCAACCGATGCAGCCTAACCTTTATCCTAGCCTAACCTAGATAAAATAGGTTTCTCTTATTCCAtctgaatttctaaagaaaccAAGACTTGATTTCAGTCTGGTTAAAAGCTTCGCTCGATTAAAGCTGTTTTTCAAGCAATAACCTACTTTGTGAATTTCATGCACGCGAATCCAAGTATGTATGCGGCAGAAATGAAGCTTTCGTGCATGTCTAATTGTAAGTTGATGCGAAACAATGCGCATGCGCCGAAATCCCACCACTTTGCGGACCCACATTGTGCCTTTTATCAAGGCGCCTTGTTTGTTTACTCTTCTCGAGCTAATTCTTCACTATTATTatctacattattttcactggCTAACAACTGGTTGGTCTGCAATTGACGAaccaatacaaatttttcgttacgtgcatatattcgaaagaattcgaaattaaattatcatgtaTTACGGGCAGTTACGATAGAGTGACACAAAGCAATCTGTGTTTGAATGCCTCCACTCGTGgacaatatcgatataaccTAAATGCGATAAATCGCGAACGTTTGATTCGACTCATGGGAAATTTACGCGTTTTTGAATCGTTCCGAGTCGCACGCGAAATGCAGGTCAGAGAACCgtctaatatttattgttgagATCGTGGGCTTGATCTTAATGGCGCGGCGGCACGCGATTCTTTACCAACTATGCTCCTTAACTCCAGCTCTCGACCTTCTTCCCTATTCAACTAGCTCGAGCAGTGAAATTGACTCTGCATGCCTGTGATTTTGGCAGGGAATGGGAGTCGAGTTCGTAGTGAATGCACATTGTGTATACGTGTTTTAGGTGGTTTGTGTGAGTTTGTTGCGGAGATTCGAGACATTTATTTAACCTCTTTATCATATTCGAGCCTGTGCGATATAACCATATCTTAaatgtaataagttttattttttattgcaaagttcttgaaatatataatgcacacaataagtgtataatattttatatatatatatatatatatatatatatatatatatatatatatatatatatatatatataaattatatttaagaagtttgggatagtttaaagatgaaataaattgctttttaagtttaatctcTTACTCTCGACGAAATCAAGTTTCTCTGGAATTTGGTGGAGTTTAAGATTTGATATCGGTGTCGTAGGAGTTATGTGACACTTTAAGGTGGAATAAATCTAGCGAGGAGTTTAAGGTGCGGCAAAGGAGCGTGGAATGttgcaatagaaatttattgcagtgttagtgcattggtagattgatcaaatttacgtgtagcgtgggtaaccaatggtaaatattttgcaatgtgtataatttctcagtaatctgaggtttataaaatctatcgacaactaatggaaattgttgatttaacagatcaattttaaattcctcgttaatctaaatttttttaatcctatttacagctaaaccttacgacgaaaaattaacgaagtggaataaaaatggcatTGTGATTCTTCTCGTCGTGTATCGGTGTCACATCAAATTTAAGAGACAGTTTTACTTGCGGATGCTGCGTGTTACGTTGGTGAAGTCGACGAAAGCGTAAAATAGGAGCTCGTCCGAAATACACTAACGCGGAAGGTTAAATTTAACGCAAAAGGCCGAGAAATTAGTCTAGAACTCGAAGTTTCATTGGTACGACGCACTTGAAACGCATTCAAAGAGGTCGGCGACCTCGAAAGGGGATGAACGCAACTGTTTCGtgggaatttcttattgtggcttatttggatgaagctgctttaaaatcagcgctggattcgtctgttttttgcccggaaatcataaaatgtttaggcCAGGCGACTCCatgtacagaaaatgttatgtccactttttacgtccgtagaattcaactctttactactatgcacttcttctccaaaaaaatatcgcgtttcaatattaaaaaaagtttcaataatatactatCCATTAGAAGAATGATAACATGATAACcttacaaattattagtattaacaaattcttattgtcgtatagaaatgccaactattgcttcggtaaaacaaacaaaggaattttacaggtaaattttacaaattacaagtcatcttataacgcaaaatacgacgtgtaaaattgtctcaatttattaatagtattaataaattattatgataaaagATGCAGGAATCTTAGCCTCATGAGAAATTAGAgatgaaaattaaagattaaagGGAAAAGATTAATCACTGGTCCTCCTAAAAAGATGCAGTCCCATGGATGGATGGTTGTGCGAGTATTAAAGCAGCGCAAAACCGTTCCCCGAATTCTCATCCCGGACGTCGTACGACCAAAGACAAAAACAACTCACTCGAGGGCATTGCGGAGAGACATTCATCGAGGACACAATAGTATTATTCCAGGAAGTGCTAGTTCTTCCTAGATTCCGGTTACAATGTTCTTAACGCGTGGAAATTAGTCTTGACCAGGAAACATCTATAACGGCATGTATTTTCTGCCGTGATTGTAAATCTGTTTGGAACATGCGGTTTGTCCGTTAATCTAGGCGCTGTTGTTCAAttgagtcaatattatttgttggtaGATTAGTGTGTGCAAGAGCGCTCTATCCATTATTGACCAATTCGAGCACGTATTGGTAAATTTCACACCGGCAATTACGGTGAAATCGTTCGTGGTCGCTGGAAATTAGCAGTATCGTTTGCGGTCGTGAGCTGATTGACACTGCGTGAGCGGGGAATTATGTGAAGCAGCTTTGCTTTGTCGTTTCATGCATTTAATAGGTTTGCGGCGGTGGACagagtttgtaaaaaatgaagacaaggtagaaaaagattatttttcattttttactattagattattttcaaagtgatcatttcagtgaaatatgattgacaaaaaataagatctataattgaatcattatagaaaatagaataatattgataataaagaaataaaaatcaattatagaataacatataataataataataataataataataataataacaacaacaacaacaacaacaacaacgacaacgacaacgacaacgacaacgacaacgacaacgacaacgacaacgacaacgacaacgacaacaacaacaacaacaacaacaacaacaacaacaacaacaacaacaacaatgtggatagactttatgtttacttttatatgtataatgatactgtttgatccttgaattaaagttaagattaacgttgcgattatgattatcctttgtctgactaaatatatttgaagtatcaattacagtagaatttttgaaagattcttggctgttaaacaaaaaactggttcctttatatttcgctcaattatcatagaatcgtgaaactgactttcacttcaaattttgtctgtttcaggaGTAACAAGTACCTGCAAAAATCATCCATCAGCCGGATATGTGCTGTCGGAGggtttttcattagcattccCGTCTTTCTAACTGGTAAGAACCAATTCCTTCAATTCTGTCAACTTTAACCTTTTGAAAGATACTAGTACATAAgttatacgtttaatttttcttgaattcaggcatgaatctaaaagatactgtgaactatctctgagtgtatgaaatcagtttagaaatccaatggaaataaagttaattttaacgccgaatagtcattatttttcttagaaaaataaaaaatgatcgtcttttagagaagttttaacagattaatttataaagagcTGAAACAGAATATTCATGTCATGCATGAATACGGCTGGTGGATGGATCGAGATCTAATCTAAAGTTTACGTTGTGTCATGCTAGTTTACACAGCTATCattcgctcgatcgatcgttaagcTGTTGAACTCGATTCAAGACGGACATTTTGACTCTGTTCAGAAGAAAACtgcgttttaataaatttgacggaatagaaattatgatagactacaatgtttttttaattatatcataaaatttatttatttttttttaatgtcatgttagaaacttcaaatactgtccaaaacttcgaacgtaatcgttttagaaatttgtaaattacttaacgaccaaaaatattgaattctctattgtctgaagatagattctctataatttaagtaatttattcgtcgagaattgatatataaagacttaaataataaattaattgaaaaataatttgcaactagtattgaaaatttcaattaaaagcatatgtatatagtttacgcttcgagaattatatgtattgagaATATGTATTTGCGCCAATTCTTTGTCCCGCTTGTTATGGCATACGTGTTATAATGATCCTCTAACAATGCTTTCAGgtatgatattgtatacattcaTCCAGTTTCATTCGACGCCGGCAATCGTTACGTCGGTTTTCATAGGCCTTGGCATCGTGTTTTGTGGATGCGCAATGGTCCATAACGTCTTCGTGTGGCAGAGGGTAAGAACAtatcgctattaaaaaagaaaacgaacacgttcaaacacgtctaaatcatcttttatgtgtattttacccggaaatcattttatcgtgaaattttgtttttcagagttaccataatttatctggtagagttcataaaaatttttctgaaatcaattgcaagcttttaggaaaccaggatttttcacatttttaagaagcgttataattatattgcgGATCTTTATACGTTCGtgcgaaattgaaaagtacgcaaatggcgcaaaatgcataaaatgcgctaaaatatacgtatataagaaaacaaatctctattaaaattttatttctttgattatgttcgtaaaactacaaacttgtataaaaatacgcattctagttataaatgttaaaacaTTCGATCTAGTCCTTATCACATTCATGAAAACCTCCATTTAACCATTCGTTGTATCAACAAACATTCATATGCAAAACTTACCACCTACCACATCCTccgcgtattaatataatccccttttataaattatacactttagAGTGGACTGGTTGGGTCAGAGTGATATAAGCTTACAAGTTCTCGAGGAGATCTACCGAAGTTACATTTACGTTTGCataatttcaccgaaaaagatactctgtagaatgacaggttcgtttgtttatgtgatccgcgatcgcaactatttcaaggggattttataaataaccatACACACGATATTCAGTGTATTTTCGTATTCTCGTTCATTTTGGGGAGATTTGTAAAactgttgaacaaaataattgagtAACGATTATATTTGCCGAGAAAAAGTCTTTTTCTCTGTACCCCTCCTTCTACTTCAAGCATGTAGTATAATAAGACAATAAGATTGACAATGGCTGAAAGTAATCCAAAAGAGTTTTCACCATGGTTATCggtaacgaaaaagatttgaatcatctttaatacttattcgtaactagaatcatttcaactaaaatgtaaattcttatattataacttttttaatttgttatggcCCCTGACTACAACCTAACCTATCATTCTTATTTCGTAGGAGAAGACGAATGCCGTGAAGGCGTTAGCGCGCGAACAGTGCGAAGCGGCGGTACAGCTGCAGCGTCAGCAGCAGCTGCAACAGCACCAGAACCAGCCACAgctacaacagcaacaacaactacGTGGCCCGTTAACCATCCACCATGCTGGCTGCCCAACGAAAGTCGGGCCCGTGACGAACCAACTAAATACCAGCCACGCAACGCACGGCCGAGCTGCACAGTACCAACActatcatcaccatcatcatcatcgacaCGTGTCAATGTCCCCACCGCCCTTGTTGCTCTCATCGCCAGCTCCGATCGCGGCGACGCACAATCATCTGAACGTGAGCGGACACAGAAACGTGGTTACGCCACCGGATACACCAGCAGATAGATCGCCACCGAGTCCTGGAAATAAGCTAAATAGATCGCAGCATTTGCCACGGGAAGCAACCGGCAGCGTCAGTCCTGGTCTTCCGGCTGCCACATTGGATCTAAGTAGCGCAGCAACCACCAATAGTCCGCATGAATTGTCCACGttagtttagaaatttggtccgaacattatatcttcacataggattggagattaatagttgatagttaatttacacatcgatctttttatttgtaaattgggTCGTGGTTTAGAGTTGGTTTGTAAAAATTCGGTCCTAATTGTTAAATGATGAATATTGATTAAGAATAATAGGCATTGATGTAccaatctttttttaacttaTATACTTGAGCACACGCATTGgagatttcacttttattcagTGAAACAGCAACTTCATTACTCGCTTATTCAATACGGCAATTGCATATATTTCATGGAcattttaacaatgttttgaataatttctaacggtACAATTGTGATGAAGTGAAAAAAATCGTgataagaaacagagagaaaagttgctcgttaatgaatattgaccagaaataaagtaatttctaaagaatatcCCGAAGACGTCGTAGATATTACGAAaggaatgattaatt
Encoded proteins:
- the LOC126876936 gene encoding dual specificity tyrosine-phosphorylation-regulated kinase 1A-like isoform X2; translation: MILYTFIQFHSTPAIVTSVFIGLGIVFCGCAMVHNVFVWQREKTNAVKALAREQCEAAVQLQRQQQLQQHQNQPQLQQQQQLRGPLTIHHAGCPTKVGPVTNQLNTSHATHGRAAQYQHYHHHHHHRHVSMSPPPLLLSSPAPIAATHNHLNVSGHRNVVTPPDTPADRSPPSPGNKLNRSQHLPREATGSVSPGLPAATLDLSSAATTNSPHELSTLV
- the LOC126876936 gene encoding dual specificity tyrosine-phosphorylation-regulated kinase 1A-like isoform X3 — protein: MILYTFIQFHSTPAIVTSVFIGLGIVFCGCAMVHNVFVWQREKTNAVKALAREQCEAAVQLQRQQQLQQHQNQPQLQQQQQLRGPLTIHHAGCPTKVGPVTNQLNTSHATHGRAAQYQHYHHHHHHRHVSMSPPPLLLSSPAPIAATHNHLNVSGHRNVVTPPDTPADRSPPSPGNKLNRSQHLPREATGSVSPGLPAATLDLSSAATTNSPHELSTLV